A genomic segment from Stenotrophomonas maltophilia encodes:
- a CDS encoding TldD/PmbA family protein, which produces MQRREFLAFSGLGLAGLLLPHSRAIAAEQLLAPVDTLQRRRLADVALATARTAKASYCDVRIGRYLNQSVITREHQVGNVTNRESSGVGVRVIVNGAWGFAATHQQTEAAVRAAVEQAAAIARANAGIQTRPVQLAPTPSVGEVRWQTPVRRNAMAVPIQDKVELLLALNAAALNAGADYINSTLFLVNEQKYFASSDGSFIDQDIHRIWLPFTATAIDKASGKFRTRAGLSSPMGMGYEFLDGDARGKVQLPGGITAYRDSYDPVEDAIAAARHAREKLKAPSVKPGKYDLVLDPSNLFLTIHENVGHPLELDRVLGYEANYAGTSFATLDKRDAGFRWGSDIVTFFADKTQPGSLGAVGYDDEGVKTQRWDLVRDGILIDYQATRDEAHILGRDASHGCSYADSWSSVQFQRMANVSLAPGKQPLSVEDMVKDVENGIYIHGRGSYSIDQQRYNAQFGGQLYYQIKDGKIAGMVEDAAYQIRTPEFWNACTAICDERDFRLGGSFFDGKGQPGQVSAVSHGSSTTRFNGINIINTARSLGA; this is translated from the coding sequence GTGCAACGACGTGAGTTCCTGGCTTTTTCCGGTCTGGGCCTGGCGGGCCTGCTGCTGCCGCATTCCCGTGCCATCGCCGCCGAGCAACTGCTCGCCCCGGTCGACACCCTCCAGCGCAGGCGACTGGCGGACGTGGCGCTGGCCACCGCACGCACGGCCAAGGCCAGCTACTGCGATGTGCGCATTGGCCGCTACCTCAACCAGTCGGTCATCACCCGCGAGCATCAGGTCGGCAATGTGACCAACCGCGAATCGTCCGGCGTGGGCGTGCGGGTGATCGTCAACGGTGCCTGGGGCTTCGCTGCAACCCATCAGCAGACCGAGGCCGCCGTGCGCGCTGCGGTCGAGCAGGCGGCGGCCATCGCCCGCGCCAACGCCGGCATCCAGACCCGGCCGGTGCAGCTGGCGCCGACGCCCTCGGTCGGTGAGGTGCGCTGGCAGACGCCCGTCCGCAGGAACGCGATGGCGGTGCCGATCCAGGACAAGGTCGAGCTGCTGCTGGCACTCAATGCCGCCGCGCTGAATGCGGGCGCCGACTACATCAATTCCACCCTGTTCCTGGTCAACGAACAGAAGTACTTCGCGTCCAGCGACGGCTCGTTCATCGACCAGGACATCCATCGTATCTGGCTGCCGTTCACTGCCACCGCCATCGACAAGGCCAGCGGCAAGTTCCGCACCCGCGCCGGCCTGTCGTCGCCGATGGGCATGGGCTACGAGTTCCTTGATGGCGATGCGCGCGGCAAGGTGCAGCTGCCCGGTGGCATCACCGCCTACCGCGATTCCTACGACCCGGTCGAGGATGCCATCGCCGCCGCCCGCCACGCGCGCGAGAAACTGAAGGCGCCGTCGGTGAAGCCCGGCAAGTACGACCTGGTGCTGGACCCGTCCAACCTGTTCCTGACCATTCACGAGAACGTCGGCCACCCGCTGGAGCTGGACCGCGTGCTCGGCTACGAAGCCAACTACGCCGGCACCAGCTTCGCCACGCTGGACAAGCGCGATGCCGGTTTCCGCTGGGGCAGCGACATCGTCACCTTCTTCGCCGACAAGACCCAGCCGGGCAGCCTCGGTGCGGTCGGCTACGACGACGAAGGCGTCAAGACCCAGCGCTGGGACCTGGTGCGCGACGGCATCCTGATCGACTACCAGGCCACCCGCGATGAAGCCCATATCCTCGGCCGCGATGCATCGCATGGCTGCAGTTACGCCGATTCCTGGTCCAGCGTGCAGTTCCAGCGCATGGCCAATGTCTCGCTGGCGCCGGGCAAGCAGCCGCTCAGCGTCGAGGACATGGTCAAGGACGTGGAGAACGGCATCTACATCCACGGCCGCGGTTCGTACTCGATCGACCAGCAGCGCTACAACGCGCAGTTCGGTGGCCAGCTGTACTACCAGATCAAGGACGGAAAGATCGCCGGCATGGTCGAGGATGCGGCCTACCAGATCCGCACGCCGGAATTCTGGAATGCCTGCACCGCCATCTGCGATGAGCGTGACTTCCGCCTGGGCGGTTCGTTCTTCGACGGAAAGGGCCAGCCCGGCCAGGTCTCGGCGGTCTCGCACGGTTCGTCCACCACCCGCTTCAACGGCATCAACATCATCAACACCGCGCGCAGTCTCGGCGCTTGA
- a CDS encoding DUF58 domain-containing protein — MNAGAPLTLPPELRARLRMLRLRPRLASGASGIGQHASRSRGAGLEFAQYRAYEPGDELRQIDWKLYARSDRFFVRESERESPITVWLLLDATASAGQADRAAPQRTRLDHMRGVAACMVELALQQGDRFGLLAINGDGLQLVPAANGARQRDRVHLQLHALQARGAWPAADRLRPLWERVRPGDLLLAIGDGFDEAGIVLLEQLAGARREVALLQILTADERDFPFDAGHRFRDPETGEELLGDGAAIRADYLQRFADARSALQSRLQASGIASATGWLDQPLDQPLQALFGRGGGA; from the coding sequence GTGAACGCAGGTGCCCCGCTGACGTTGCCACCGGAACTGCGTGCGCGCCTGCGCATGTTGCGGCTGCGGCCGCGCCTGGCCAGCGGTGCCAGTGGCATCGGCCAGCACGCCAGCCGCAGCCGCGGTGCCGGCCTCGAGTTCGCCCAGTACCGTGCCTATGAGCCCGGTGACGAACTGCGCCAGATCGACTGGAAGCTGTACGCCCGCTCGGACCGCTTCTTCGTACGCGAATCCGAGCGCGAAAGCCCGATCACGGTCTGGCTGCTGCTCGATGCCACCGCCTCGGCCGGCCAGGCCGACCGCGCGGCACCACAGCGCACGCGCCTGGATCACATGCGCGGCGTGGCCGCCTGCATGGTTGAACTGGCCCTGCAGCAGGGCGACCGTTTCGGCCTGCTGGCAATCAATGGCGATGGACTGCAACTGGTGCCCGCGGCGAACGGCGCACGCCAGCGGGATCGCGTGCACCTGCAGCTGCATGCCCTGCAGGCGCGCGGCGCCTGGCCTGCGGCCGATCGCCTGCGTCCACTGTGGGAGCGTGTGCGCCCGGGCGACCTGCTGCTGGCGATCGGCGACGGCTTCGACGAAGCCGGCATCGTGTTGCTGGAACAGCTGGCCGGCGCACGCCGCGAAGTGGCACTGCTGCAGATCCTCACCGCCGACGAGCGCGACTTCCCGTTCGATGCCGGCCACCGCTTCCGCGATCCGGAAACCGGCGAGGAACTGCTGGGCGATGGTGCGGCGATCCGCGCCGACTACCTGCAGCGCTTCGCCGACGCACGCAGTGCGCTGCAGTCGCGCCTGCAGGCCAGTGGCATCGCCAGTGCCACCGGCTGGCTCGACCAGCCGCTGGATCAACCACTGCAGGCGCTGTTCGGGCGTGGGGGCGGTGCATGA
- a CDS encoding AAA family ATPase, with protein sequence MTTPDLDSLLPRLDELRAALARAVVGQHTVVEQLLIGLLAGGHCLLEGAPGLGKTLLVRSLGQALELQFRRVQFTPDLMPSDILGTELLEEDHGTGHRHFRFQQGPIFTHLLLADELNRTPPKTQAALLEAMQERTVSYAGTTYALPAPFFVLATQNPIEQAGTYPLPEAQLDRFLLHVLVDYPSEDEERQILEQTTGGATDAVPKVMDADAVIALQAAVRQVHVSPDVLAWITRLVRASRPGEGAPAAINQWVKWGAGPRAGQSLVLAAKARALLQGRFAATREDVQALAAPVMRHRLLLSFAAEAEQKRADDVVAALLQAVPFPG encoded by the coding sequence ATGACCACCCCCGACCTCGATTCCCTGCTGCCGCGCCTGGATGAACTGCGCGCCGCGCTCGCACGCGCCGTGGTGGGCCAGCACACGGTGGTCGAGCAGCTGCTGATCGGCCTGCTGGCCGGCGGCCACTGCCTGCTGGAAGGTGCGCCCGGGCTCGGCAAGACCCTGCTGGTGCGCTCGCTCGGCCAGGCCCTGGAGCTGCAGTTCCGGCGCGTGCAGTTCACCCCCGACCTGATGCCCAGCGACATCCTCGGCACCGAGCTGCTGGAAGAAGACCACGGCACCGGCCATCGCCATTTCCGCTTCCAGCAGGGTCCGATCTTCACCCACCTGCTGTTGGCTGACGAACTCAACCGCACTCCGCCCAAGACCCAGGCCGCACTGCTGGAAGCCATGCAGGAACGCACGGTCAGCTACGCCGGTACCACCTACGCGCTGCCCGCGCCGTTCTTCGTGCTGGCCACGCAGAACCCGATCGAGCAGGCCGGCACCTACCCACTGCCGGAAGCGCAGCTGGACCGCTTCCTGCTGCACGTGCTGGTGGACTATCCCAGCGAGGACGAGGAGCGGCAGATCCTGGAACAGACCACCGGCGGTGCCACCGACGCGGTGCCGAAGGTGATGGATGCCGACGCGGTGATCGCACTGCAGGCCGCAGTACGCCAGGTGCATGTCAGCCCGGATGTGCTGGCCTGGATCACGCGCCTGGTGCGCGCCAGCCGGCCCGGCGAAGGCGCACCGGCGGCCATCAACCAATGGGTGAAGTGGGGCGCCGGCCCGCGCGCCGGGCAGTCGCTGGTACTTGCGGCGAAGGCACGCGCGTTGCTGCAGGGCCGCTTCGCCGCCACCCGCGAGGACGTGCAGGCACTGGCCGCGCCGGTGATGCGCCATCGCCTGCTGCTGTCGTTCGCCGCCGAGGCCGAGCAGAAGCGTGCCGACGACGTGGTCGCCGCCCTGCTGCAGGCCGTGCCGTTCCCGGGTTGA
- a CDS encoding BatA domain-containing protein, translating into MILLFPLGLAALAAGLLPLLIHLARRHPYTPLDFAALRWLRAQIRPRQRIRFDDWPLLLVRLLLLAALALLLARPALIGPAPVPTAWTVVAPGLDATALRGTAESGNWRWLAPGFPAIDQAPPASSASLPSLLRELDAQLPAGTALTVHVPDPLPGLDGARLQLSREAQWHTQPMPVAPPQTAAALPQLRVHGEASATAQHWLNALQRAWGVQALPSPLAGDALPERGEIGVWSRSDALPARWQTWLRDGGRAVSAGKPAAGASILLRNAEGTPLLWQQRIGHGVLLSLPGDWDASSNAALRDPQLPRALLLALQAPPPPRLGDARDQAPYRSALPAATPPVREPTPWLLLTIVLLFALERWMASSSRRRVAA; encoded by the coding sequence ATGATCCTGCTGTTCCCGTTGGGCCTGGCCGCGCTCGCCGCAGGGCTGTTGCCGCTGTTGATCCACCTCGCCCGGCGCCATCCGTATACGCCGCTGGATTTCGCCGCGCTGCGCTGGCTGCGTGCACAGATCCGTCCGCGCCAGCGCATCCGCTTCGATGACTGGCCGTTGCTGCTGGTGCGCCTGTTGCTGCTGGCGGCATTGGCCTTGCTGCTGGCACGACCTGCGTTGATCGGCCCTGCCCCGGTCCCCACTGCCTGGACGGTAGTGGCTCCCGGACTGGACGCGACCGCACTGCGCGGCACCGCCGAATCGGGCAACTGGCGTTGGCTGGCACCCGGCTTCCCCGCCATCGATCAGGCACCGCCGGCATCCAGCGCATCGCTGCCCAGCCTGCTGCGTGAGCTGGATGCACAGCTGCCCGCGGGCACCGCGTTGACCGTGCACGTTCCCGATCCCCTGCCCGGTCTGGATGGCGCCCGCCTGCAGCTGTCGCGCGAGGCGCAATGGCATACGCAGCCGATGCCGGTCGCACCGCCACAGACTGCAGCGGCACTGCCGCAGCTACGCGTACACGGCGAGGCATCCGCCACAGCCCAGCACTGGTTGAACGCACTGCAGCGCGCGTGGGGCGTGCAGGCACTGCCCTCGCCCTTGGCGGGGGATGCCCTGCCCGAACGCGGCGAGATCGGCGTCTGGAGCCGCAGCGATGCACTGCCGGCGAGATGGCAGACATGGCTGCGCGACGGCGGTCGTGCAGTGAGCGCTGGCAAACCTGCTGCCGGCGCCAGCATCCTGCTGCGCAATGCCGAAGGCACCCCACTGCTGTGGCAGCAACGCATCGGCCACGGCGTCCTGCTGTCACTGCCCGGCGACTGGGATGCCTCAAGCAACGCTGCGCTGCGCGACCCGCAGTTGCCGCGTGCCCTGCTGCTGGCGCTGCAAGCGCCCCCTCCGCCGCGCCTCGGCGATGCACGGGACCAGGCGCCCTATCGATCTGCGCTGCCTGCGGCAACACCGCCGGTGCGGGAGCCAACCCCCTGGTTGCTGCTGACCATCGTGCTGCTGTTCGCGCTGGAGCGCTGGATGGCCAGCAGTAGCCGACGCAGGGTGGCCGCATGA
- a CDS encoding TldD/PmbA family protein, which translates to MQRRDFLALTGLTAGGLIVPSFFGKVIAAEQLQSSLDPALKKRLADAALQAARSAGATYCDVRIGRYLRQFVITREDKVQNVVNTESTGVGIRVIVNGAWGFAATNALGTADVAKAAQQAAAIAKANAGVQTAPVQLAKAPGVGEVSWRTPIRKNAMEVPIKDKVGLLLDVNAAAMGAGASFVNSMLFLVNEQKYFASTDGSYIDQDVHRIWAPMTVTAIDKTSGKFRTRSGLSSPMGLGYEYLDGAAAGKVVSPNGVVNYSSSYDMKEDAIAAAKQAQEKLKAPSVKPGKYDLVLDPSHTWLTIHESIGHPLELDRVLGYEANYAGTSFATLDKREQHFQYGSELVNIFADKTQQGSLGAVAYDDEGVKCKRWDLISNGKLVDYQTIRDQAHILGKTESDGCCYADSWSSVQFQRMANVSMAPGKKPLSVPDLIKDVENGIYIIGDGSFSIDQQRYNAQFGGQLFYEIKNGQITRMLEDVAYQIRTPEFWNACTAVADERDYRLGGSFFDGKGQPGQVSAVSHGSSTARFNGINVINTARSLG; encoded by the coding sequence TTGCAAAGACGTGACTTCCTGGCCCTGACCGGGCTTACCGCGGGCGGGCTGATCGTGCCCTCCTTCTTCGGCAAGGTGATCGCCGCCGAACAGCTGCAGTCCAGCCTCGACCCGGCGCTGAAGAAGCGCCTGGCCGACGCCGCCCTGCAGGCCGCGCGCAGCGCCGGTGCCACCTACTGCGACGTGCGCATCGGCCGCTACCTGCGGCAGTTCGTGATCACCCGCGAGGACAAGGTGCAGAACGTGGTGAACACCGAGTCCACCGGCGTGGGCATCCGCGTGATCGTCAACGGTGCCTGGGGCTTTGCCGCCACCAATGCGCTGGGCACCGCCGACGTGGCCAAGGCCGCACAGCAGGCTGCGGCGATCGCCAAGGCCAATGCCGGCGTGCAGACCGCACCCGTGCAGCTGGCCAAGGCGCCGGGCGTGGGTGAGGTGAGCTGGCGCACACCGATCCGCAAGAATGCGATGGAGGTGCCGATCAAGGACAAGGTCGGCCTGCTGCTGGACGTCAACGCTGCAGCAATGGGTGCCGGTGCCAGCTTCGTCAACTCGATGCTGTTCCTGGTCAACGAGCAGAAGTACTTCGCTTCCACCGATGGTTCCTACATCGACCAGGACGTGCACCGCATCTGGGCGCCGATGACGGTCACCGCCATCGACAAGACCAGCGGCAAGTTCCGCACCCGTTCGGGCCTGTCCTCGCCGATGGGCCTGGGCTACGAGTACCTGGATGGCGCCGCCGCCGGCAAGGTGGTCAGCCCCAATGGCGTGGTCAACTACAGTTCTTCCTACGACATGAAGGAAGACGCCATCGCCGCCGCCAAGCAGGCGCAGGAGAAGCTGAAGGCGCCGTCGGTGAAGCCGGGCAAGTACGATCTGGTGCTCGACCCGTCGCACACCTGGCTGACCATCCACGAGTCGATCGGCCACCCGCTGGAACTGGACCGCGTGCTCGGCTACGAAGCCAACTACGCCGGTACCAGCTTCGCCACCCTGGACAAGCGCGAACAGCATTTCCAGTACGGCAGCGAGCTGGTCAACATCTTCGCCGACAAGACCCAGCAGGGCAGCCTCGGCGCGGTGGCGTACGACGACGAAGGCGTGAAGTGCAAGCGCTGGGACCTGATCAGCAACGGCAAGCTGGTGGACTACCAGACCATCCGCGACCAGGCCCACATCCTCGGCAAGACCGAGTCCGACGGCTGCTGCTATGCCGACTCGTGGTCCAGCGTGCAGTTCCAGCGCATGGCCAACGTGTCGATGGCACCGGGCAAGAAGCCGCTGAGCGTGCCCGACCTGATCAAGGACGTGGAGAACGGCATCTACATCATCGGTGACGGTTCGTTCTCGATCGACCAGCAGCGCTACAACGCGCAGTTCGGCGGCCAGCTGTTCTACGAGATCAAGAACGGCCAGATCACCCGCATGCTGGAAGACGTGGCCTACCAGATCCGCACGCCGGAGTTCTGGAATGCCTGCACCGCCGTGGCCGACGAGCGCGACTACCGCCTGGGCGGTTCGTTCTTCGACGGCAAGGGCCAGCCGGGCCAGGTTTCGGCGGTCTCGCACGGCTCGTCCACCGCGCGCTTCAACGGCATCAACGTCATCAACACCGCACGCAGCCTCGGCTGA
- a CDS encoding DUF938 domain-containing protein, with the protein MSSKPYSEACERNRDPIATALDPWMGDRHRVLEIGSGTGQHAAFFAERWPWLRWQPSDHPDHLPGIEAWRAEAALLNLLPPVALQVELPPAPGLSLPEGSMFDAAFSANTLHIMGWEYVQALFAALPPVLRHGALLAVYGPFNYGGRYTSDSNAQFDAWLKARDPRSGIRDSEAVQALAADNGFTRLGDVAMPANNRLLLWRLG; encoded by the coding sequence ATGTCGAGCAAGCCGTATTCAGAAGCCTGCGAGCGCAACCGCGATCCCATCGCCACCGCGCTCGACCCGTGGATGGGCGACCGCCATCGGGTGCTGGAAATCGGCAGCGGCACCGGCCAGCATGCGGCCTTCTTCGCCGAGCGCTGGCCATGGCTGCGCTGGCAGCCCAGCGACCATCCGGACCATCTGCCGGGCATCGAGGCCTGGCGCGCGGAGGCGGCGCTGCTGAACCTGCTGCCGCCGGTGGCACTGCAGGTGGAACTGCCGCCGGCGCCCGGCCTGAGCCTGCCGGAAGGCAGCATGTTCGACGCCGCATTCAGTGCCAACACGCTGCACATCATGGGCTGGGAGTACGTGCAGGCGCTGTTCGCCGCGCTGCCACCGGTGCTGCGCCATGGTGCGTTGTTGGCGGTGTACGGCCCGTTCAACTACGGCGGTCGCTACACCAGCGACAGCAACGCGCAGTTCGATGCCTGGCTGAAGGCGCGCGATCCGCGCAGCGGTATCCGCGATAGCGAGGCAGTGCAGGCGCTGGCCGCCGACAACGGATTCACCCGCCTGGGGGATGTGGCGATGCCGGCCAACAATCGCCTGCTGCTGTGGCGGCTGGGCTGA
- a CDS encoding TldD/PmbA family protein: MSIFTEAQAKAILDKVIALSKADECTAVLAGAISGNIRFALNNVSTSGIVDNTELAVTVAFGKRVGTASINEFDDAALERVVRRAEDLARLAPENPEFMPAIGKQSYRASPTFSESTAAIDPAFRAKVAADSIAPCRGHGLIAAGFLEDGQGFQATANSNGNFAYQRTTNFDYTCTVRTEDGRGSGWVGRNLKDAADFKADQDIRIAMRKATESAEAKALEPGKYTVILEPAAAAGLISFMMNFFSARSADEGRSFLSKKGGGNKLGEQVYDPRVTMIADPWHPDAPVLPWDNEGMPRERIAIIENGKIANLDYSRFWAQKQGKTAKASPGNLLMSGGDKSTAELVRGTQKGILVTRTWYIRMVDPQTVLLTGLTRDGTFYIENGQIKHPVKNFRFNESPVIMLNNIEELGKPVRVAGDESSYVMMIPPMKLRDFTFTSLSDAV, from the coding sequence ATGAGTATCTTCACCGAAGCCCAGGCCAAGGCCATCCTCGACAAGGTCATCGCCCTGTCCAAGGCCGACGAGTGCACCGCCGTGCTGGCAGGCGCGATCAGCGGCAACATCCGTTTCGCGCTGAACAATGTCTCCACCAGCGGCATCGTCGACAACACCGAATTGGCGGTCACCGTCGCCTTCGGCAAGCGCGTCGGCACCGCCTCGATCAACGAGTTCGACGATGCCGCGCTGGAACGCGTGGTGCGCCGTGCCGAAGACCTGGCGCGCCTGGCCCCGGAGAACCCGGAGTTCATGCCGGCCATCGGCAAGCAGAGCTACCGCGCCAGCCCGACCTTCAGCGAATCCACCGCCGCGATCGATCCGGCCTTCCGCGCCAAGGTCGCCGCCGATTCGATCGCCCCGTGCCGTGGCCACGGCCTGATCGCCGCCGGCTTCCTCGAGGACGGCCAGGGCTTCCAGGCCACCGCCAACAGCAACGGCAACTTCGCCTACCAGCGCACCACCAACTTCGATTACACCTGCACCGTGCGCACCGAAGATGGCCGCGGTTCGGGCTGGGTCGGCCGCAACCTGAAGGATGCGGCCGACTTCAAGGCTGACCAGGACATCCGCATCGCCATGCGCAAGGCCACCGAATCGGCCGAAGCCAAGGCGCTGGAGCCGGGCAAGTACACGGTCATCCTGGAGCCGGCTGCGGCCGCAGGCCTGATCAGCTTCATGATGAACTTCTTCAGTGCACGCTCGGCCGATGAAGGCCGCAGCTTCCTGTCGAAGAAGGGCGGTGGCAACAAGCTGGGCGAGCAGGTCTACGACCCGCGCGTGACCATGATCGCCGACCCGTGGCATCCGGATGCACCGGTGCTGCCGTGGGACAACGAAGGCATGCCGCGCGAGCGCATCGCCATCATCGAGAACGGCAAGATCGCCAACCTGGACTACTCGCGTTTCTGGGCACAGAAGCAGGGCAAGACCGCCAAGGCCTCGCCGGGCAACCTGCTGATGAGCGGTGGCGACAAGAGCACCGCCGAGCTGGTGCGCGGCACCCAGAAGGGCATCCTGGTCACCCGTACCTGGTACATCCGCATGGTCGATCCGCAGACCGTGCTGCTGACCGGCCTGACCCGCGACGGCACCTTCTACATCGAGAACGGCCAGATCAAGCACCCGGTGAAGAACTTCCGCTTCAACGAGTCGCCGGTGATCATGCTCAACAACATCGAGGAGCTGGGCAAGCCGGTGCGCGTGGCCGGTGATGAATCCAGCTACGTGATGATGATCCCGCCGATGAAGCTGCGCGATTTCACCTTCACCTCGCTGTCCGACGCCGTCTGA
- a CDS encoding DUF4159 domain-containing protein, with protein sequence MDRRACLRWLAAAASAAALPTWAQSGPRSSRYDFWFTRLQYDSGDWDVDARMPSNLITSLIDYTSLRVDPQEHVVALADPRMLEAPFCYLAGHTLVEFNAAERQNFVRYVRNGGFVFVDDCNHDIDGLFATSFEAQMGRLFGPKALQKLPNSHPLYRSFFRFPDGPPATSFELNGWGDDLVHDYLKGIDVDGRLGLLYSNKDYGCEWDYDWRNKRFLAEDNTRFGVNIVMYALNN encoded by the coding sequence ATGGATCGCCGGGCCTGCCTGCGCTGGTTGGCCGCTGCCGCTTCGGCGGCGGCGCTGCCAACCTGGGCGCAGTCAGGCCCGCGCAGTTCGCGCTACGACTTCTGGTTCACCCGCCTGCAGTACGACTCCGGTGACTGGGACGTGGACGCGCGCATGCCGTCCAACCTGATCACCTCGCTGATCGATTACACCTCGCTGCGCGTAGACCCGCAGGAACACGTGGTGGCGCTGGCCGACCCGCGCATGCTGGAAGCGCCGTTCTGCTACCTGGCCGGGCACACGCTGGTGGAGTTCAATGCCGCCGAGCGGCAGAACTTCGTGCGCTACGTGCGCAATGGCGGCTTCGTCTTCGTCGACGACTGCAACCACGATATCGACGGCCTGTTCGCCACCTCGTTCGAGGCGCAGATGGGTCGCCTGTTCGGTCCGAAGGCACTGCAGAAGCTGCCCAACAGCCATCCGCTGTACCGCAGTTTCTTCCGCTTCCCCGATGGCCCGCCTGCCACCAGCTTCGAACTCAACGGCTGGGGCGACGACCTGGTGCACGACTACCTGAAGGGCATCGACGTCGACGGCCGCCTGGGTCTGCTGTACAGCAACAAGGACTACGGCTGCGAGTGGGACTACGACTGGCGCAACAAGCGTTTCCTGGCCGAAGACAACACCCGCTTCGGCGTCAACATCGTGATGTACGCGTTGAACAATTGA